The following proteins come from a genomic window of Deltaproteobacteria bacterium:
- a CDS encoding hemolysin family protein, translated as MGIVLLVAFCLLMEALFTGSEMVLVSADRNKLTERSRGGDRGAKLALDLLSKPERALATTLTATNVFIVLSSVVVTSRLLPRFGEYASLVAVGLVTPLVIVLGEVVPKSFARPRADRLVSAAGRIVRMGELSLYPLVAAVSWVARTLSAPFGGIPPMRALVTREELSLLLQAGRGGGSDVEPHERVMVRRAFHFGEKRVADVFRPLAQVVALPEDATCRDAALLSDRSGYSRCPVYRERVDHVVGYLHVLDVAGNDPDAPVAPLLRKPLFVPELMPLDELLRAFRDARTSFAVVVDEFGGVTGIVTAEDVVEEVVGEIEDEYDRRMEYYTKVSEAEFLVPGKMEVGRFAEEIGVRLPEGDYATVGGFLTDLSGRIPAAGETFEVPGAVLAVTSATERAVLEVRVLRVTGGEH; from the coding sequence ATGGGAATCGTCCTCCTCGTCGCCTTCTGCCTCCTGATGGAGGCGCTCTTCACCGGTTCCGAGATGGTGCTGGTCTCGGCGGACCGGAACAAGCTCACCGAGCGGTCCCGTGGGGGAGACCGGGGCGCGAAACTGGCGCTCGATCTTCTTTCGAAGCCCGAGCGCGCCCTCGCCACCACCCTCACGGCGACGAATGTCTTCATCGTCCTCTCCTCCGTGGTCGTCACCTCGCGGCTCCTGCCGCGATTCGGGGAATACGCGTCGCTCGTTGCCGTCGGGCTGGTCACCCCGCTCGTCATCGTCCTCGGCGAGGTCGTCCCGAAGAGCTTCGCGCGGCCCCGGGCGGACCGGCTCGTCTCCGCGGCCGGGCGAATCGTCCGGATGGGGGAGCTTTCCCTGTATCCGCTGGTCGCGGCGGTCTCCTGGGTGGCGCGGACGCTTTCGGCCCCGTTCGGCGGGATCCCGCCGATGCGGGCGCTCGTGACCCGGGAGGAGCTTTCGCTGCTGCTGCAGGCGGGCCGGGGCGGCGGGTCGGACGTCGAGCCCCACGAGCGGGTGATGGTGCGGCGGGCGTTCCACTTCGGCGAGAAGAGGGTGGCGGATGTGTTCCGCCCCCTCGCGCAGGTGGTGGCGCTCCCCGAGGACGCCACCTGCCGGGACGCGGCGCTGCTATCCGATCGGAGCGGGTATTCGCGCTGCCCGGTGTATCGCGAGCGGGTCGACCATGTGGTCGGGTACCTCCACGTCCTCGACGTCGCGGGGAACGATCCCGACGCCCCCGTGGCGCCGCTGTTGCGGAAACCGCTCTTCGTCCCGGAGTTGATGCCGCTCGACGAGTTGCTGCGCGCGTTCCGGGACGCGCGGACTTCCTTCGCCGTGGTGGTGGACGAGTTCGGCGGCGTCACCGGGATCGTCACCGCGGAGGACGTGGTCGAGGAGGTGGTGGGGGAGATCGAGGATGAATACGATCGCCGCATGGAATACTATACGAAGGTTTCGGAGGCGGAGTTTCTCGTCCCGGGGAAGATGGAGGTCGGGCGGTTCGCGGAGGAGATCGGCGTTCGCCTGCCGGAAGGGGATTACGCGACGGTCGGCGGGTTTCTGACCGATCTCTCGGGCCGGATCCCGGCGGCGGGGGAGACGTTCGAGGTCCCGGGGGCGGTCCTGGCTGTCACGTCCGCCACGGAACGGGCGGTTCTCGAGGTCCGGGTGCTCCGCGTGACGGGGGGGGAACATTGA
- a CDS encoding RlmE family RNA methyltransferase, with translation MYDRKDAYYRQAKKEGYRSRAAYKLTQIAAKEKAVRPGDRVIDAGAAPGGWSQILLGMVGGKGKIAAVDLLPMAPLAGENFRFWQRDLTDRALPAELLEFLGGKADAVVSDAAPNTTGSSFTDQARSADLVRAVFGLARETLRDGGTFLAKIFGGAEADAVFRELKPFFADLRRLRPEATRKESFELYFLGKGFGRQAIR, from the coding sequence ATGTACGACCGGAAAGACGCATACTACCGGCAGGCGAAAAAAGAGGGGTACCGCTCCCGGGCGGCGTACAAGCTGACGCAGATCGCCGCGAAGGAGAAGGCGGTGCGCCCCGGGGACCGTGTGATCGACGCGGGAGCCGCACCGGGCGGCTGGAGCCAGATCCTCCTCGGCATGGTGGGCGGCAAGGGGAAAATCGCCGCCGTCGACCTCCTCCCGATGGCGCCGCTGGCGGGGGAAAACTTCCGGTTCTGGCAACGGGACCTGACCGACCGCGCCTTGCCGGCCGAACTCCTCGAATTCCTCGGAGGGAAGGCCGACGCGGTCGTCTCGGACGCAGCCCCCAACACGACTGGAAGCTCCTTCACCGACCAGGCGCGCTCCGCGGACCTCGTCCGGGCCGTCTTCGGCCTTGCGCGGGAGACGCTGCGCGACGGGGGGACCTTCCTCGCCAAGATCTTCGGCGGCGCGGAAGCCGACGCGGTCTTCCGCGAACTGAAGCCGTTCTTCGCGGACCTCCGCCGTCTCCGCCCGGAGGCGACCCGCAAGGAGTCGTTCGAGCTCTATTTCCTCGGCAAAGGGTTCGGGCGGCAGGCGATCAGGTAG
- a CDS encoding polyprenyl synthetase family protein, whose protein sequence is MPGRRTIIDIDGVFRYLSRDLRTVERALVSNLASSVPLIPIVGKHITLSGGKRVRPAILLLTADACGYRGPRRTVMSVVTEYMHTATLLHDDVVDTGTVRRGKPSANVVFGNSVSVLVGDFLFARASQLMTDDGDIDVLGIYARTLVHLSEGEVLQLMRTRDAGITEKEYLTVVFCKTASLIAAAAETGAVLAGADPATRKAMFGFGKSVGIAFQLVDDILDFTGTEKSLGKRPLQDLREGKVTLPLLYALREAGAADRERARCALAKKEPGDRDVAFLAGLVARHDGIGYAASRAREYVRRGKRYLAGLPDAPARSALIALSDYVTSRTN, encoded by the coding sequence GTGCCCGGAAGGAGAACGATCATCGACATCGACGGCGTCTTCCGCTACCTGAGCCGCGACCTGCGCACGGTCGAAAGGGCTCTCGTCTCCAACCTGGCCTCCTCCGTTCCGCTCATCCCCATCGTCGGAAAGCACATCACCCTGTCCGGCGGGAAGCGGGTCCGCCCGGCGATCCTGCTCCTGACCGCGGACGCCTGCGGCTATCGGGGCCCCCGGCGAACCGTGATGTCCGTGGTGACGGAGTACATGCACACGGCGACCCTCCTGCACGACGACGTGGTCGACACCGGGACGGTGCGCCGCGGCAAGCCGTCGGCCAACGTCGTGTTCGGCAACTCCGTGAGCGTCCTCGTGGGTGATTTCCTCTTCGCCCGCGCCTCCCAGTTGATGACGGACGACGGCGACATCGACGTCCTCGGGATCTACGCGCGCACCCTGGTCCACCTTTCGGAAGGGGAGGTGCTCCAGTTGATGCGGACGCGCGACGCGGGGATCACGGAGAAGGAGTACCTGACCGTCGTCTTCTGCAAGACCGCGTCGCTGATCGCCGCGGCCGCCGAAACCGGGGCGGTCCTCGCCGGGGCCGATCCCGCGACGCGCAAGGCGATGTTCGGGTTCGGGAAGTCGGTCGGGATCGCGTTCCAGTTGGTCGACGACATCCTCGACTTCACGGGGACGGAGAAGTCGCTCGGGAAGCGCCCCCTGCAGGATTTGCGGGAGGGGAAGGTGACGCTTCCGCTCCTGTACGCGCTGCGCGAAGCGGGGGCCGCGGACCGCGAGCGGGCGCGGTGCGCCCTCGCGAAGAAGGAGCCCGGGGACCGAGACGTCGCCTTCCTCGCCGGCCTGGTCGCCCGCCACGACGGGATCGGGTACGCGGCCTCCCGGGCGAGGGAGTACGTCCGGCGCGGGAAGCGGTACCTCGCCGGCCTGCCCGACGCGCCGGCCCGGTCCGCCCTGATCGCCCTGTCCGACTACGTCACGTCCCGCACCAACTAA
- the larC gene encoding nickel pincer cofactor biosynthesis protein LarC has protein sequence MSGFLYFDCFSGIAGDMTTAALLSLSGAEKALRKALKGVPLSGYRLVVERGTSGGVAGTRVDVNVSRGKAAARHLPDIVALLRASALPGDVRARAISCFERLGEAEAKVHGTTVDKVHFHEVGAVDAIVDIVSGCFLFEHLGAPKAFCSPLPGGSGEAWSEHGKIPVPGPATLELLRGAQWRFGEGEGELVTPTGAALLRAFEVSFGRPSGMTVRGVGIGLGHREIPGRPNLLRVVIGDAVPGALGRDRVLEVEANIDDMSPQRFELLIERALAAGALDVAILPATMKKNRPGWVLRLLCPEERLEIVSSAVFSVSTAIGLRFHACDRMKLDRAARTLETRYGRVRVKEATLPDGSVRPVPEYDDVKRIVRSGAATFDEVALEVAKTWRR, from the coding sequence GTGAGCGGCTTCCTTTACTTCGATTGCTTCTCCGGGATCGCCGGGGACATGACGACGGCGGCGCTGCTCTCCCTTTCCGGCGCGGAGAAGGCGTTGCGCAAGGCGCTGAAAGGGGTGCCGCTCTCCGGCTACCGCCTCGTCGTGGAGCGGGGGACGTCCGGGGGAGTGGCGGGCACGCGGGTGGACGTGAATGTCTCCCGGGGGAAAGCCGCCGCGCGGCATCTTCCCGACATCGTCGCCCTGCTGCGCGCCTCCGCCCTGCCCGGGGACGTCCGCGCCCGGGCGATCTCCTGCTTCGAACGTCTGGGGGAAGCCGAGGCGAAGGTTCACGGCACCACGGTCGACAAGGTCCATTTCCACGAGGTTGGCGCGGTCGACGCGATCGTCGACATCGTGTCCGGCTGCTTCCTGTTCGAGCACCTCGGCGCCCCGAAGGCGTTTTGCTCCCCCCTCCCCGGAGGGTCCGGCGAGGCCTGGTCGGAACATGGGAAGATCCCCGTTCCCGGCCCGGCGACGCTCGAGCTGCTGCGGGGCGCGCAGTGGCGGTTCGGGGAAGGGGAAGGGGAGCTGGTGACGCCGACGGGGGCGGCGCTGCTGCGCGCGTTCGAAGTCTCCTTCGGGCGGCCGTCGGGAATGACGGTGCGCGGCGTCGGGATCGGGTTGGGGCATCGGGAGATCCCGGGCCGGCCCAACCTGCTGCGCGTCGTTATCGGGGATGCGGTGCCGGGGGCCCTCGGGCGGGACCGCGTCCTCGAGGTCGAGGCGAACATCGACGACATGAGCCCGCAGCGGTTCGAGCTCCTGATCGAGCGGGCGCTGGCCGCCGGCGCCCTGGACGTGGCGATCCTCCCGGCGACGATGAAGAAGAACCGGCCGGGCTGGGTGCTCCGCCTCCTGTGCCCCGAGGAGCGGCTCGAGATCGTCTCCTCGGCGGTGTTTTCCGTTTCCACCGCGATCGGCCTGCGGTTCCACGCGTGCGACCGGATGAAACTCGACCGCGCGGCGCGGACGCTCGAGACGCGGTACGGGCGCGTCCGGGTGAAGGAGGCGACGCTCCCGGACGGGTCGGTCCGCCCGGTGCCGGAGTACGACGACGTGAAACGGATCGTGCGGTCGGGGGCGGCCACGTTCGACGAGGTGGCGCTCGAGGTGGCGAAGACGTGGCGAAGGTAA
- a CDS encoding MaoC/PaaZ C-terminal domain-containing protein: MTKKKTISDFRGAVPSKGTKRYWEDLAEGERFTCRPVAFDREGIVAFGKRYDPLPFHADEAAAARSIFGDVIASALHTLSRCTRVVVDAHGDLAILSGLSIDEVRTPLPVRSGDVLTVEGCWEGLRRSRSKPDRGIAGLKCRVVNQKDETVMEYGYRYLIACRPNPLPRK; this comes from the coding sequence ATGACGAAGAAAAAGACAATTTCCGATTTCCGGGGAGCGGTCCCTTCGAAAGGGACCAAGAGGTACTGGGAGGATTTGGCGGAGGGGGAACGGTTCACGTGCCGGCCCGTGGCGTTCGATCGCGAAGGGATCGTCGCGTTCGGGAAGAGGTACGATCCGCTGCCGTTTCATGCCGACGAGGCCGCGGCGGCCCGGTCGATCTTCGGCGATGTCATCGCATCCGCCTTGCACACCCTATCCCGCTGCACGCGGGTCGTGGTGGACGCCCACGGGGATCTGGCGATCTTGTCGGGTCTGAGCATCGACGAGGTGAGAACGCCTCTCCCCGTCCGGTCGGGGGATGTCCTGACGGTCGAGGGGTGTTGGGAGGGCCTCCGGCGGTCCCGCAGCAAGCCGGACCGGGGGATCGCGGGCTTGAAGTGCAGGGTGGTGAACCAGAAAGACGAGACCGTGATGGAATACGGATACCGCTACCTGATCGCCTGCCGCCCGAACCCTTTGCCGAGGAAATAG
- the radA gene encoding DNA repair protein RadA, with protein MAKVKVEFACTACGTYSPKWVGKCPGCGEWNTLVEEIASSSSSPRQRTGMPDFPASRPVRLTEVSETASSRTSCGIAEFDRVMGGGVVPASATLLGGDPGIGKSTILLQAARGLARHGKPVLYVSGEESEAQVKLRASRLGVTDAGIYLMSETSVERILSATGELSPGTLIVDSIQTVFSSDLPGAPGSVGQVRECAARLTYFGKKAGVSVFLVGHVTKEGAIAGPRVLEHIVDTVLYFEGEKGHPYRILKAVKNRFGSTNEIGVFEMRAEGLTEVADPSGMFLSERSDETSGTVVFPAVEGTRPLLVEVQSLVSQSFLAMPRRTTLGVDYNRVILMCAILEKKAGVSLYNQDVFVNVAGGIRVEEPAADLALCCAVAGSFKDRVIPPGTAVFGEVGLGGEVRAVPMAEMRLNEAAKMGFSRVVLPASNAERLSVKFPLELLPVRHVKEALSRVAGK; from the coding sequence GTGGCGAAGGTAAAGGTCGAGTTCGCCTGCACGGCGTGCGGGACCTACTCTCCCAAATGGGTGGGGAAGTGCCCGGGGTGCGGGGAGTGGAACACCCTGGTCGAGGAGATCGCCTCCTCCTCCTCCTCGCCGCGGCAGCGCACCGGCATGCCCGATTTTCCCGCCTCGCGCCCGGTGCGTCTCACCGAGGTATCGGAGACCGCCTCGTCGCGGACGTCGTGCGGGATCGCCGAGTTCGACCGGGTGATGGGAGGCGGCGTGGTCCCCGCCTCGGCGACGCTCCTGGGCGGCGACCCGGGGATCGGGAAATCGACCATCCTCCTTCAGGCGGCACGGGGCCTGGCCCGACACGGGAAGCCGGTCCTGTACGTCTCGGGCGAGGAGTCGGAGGCGCAGGTGAAATTGCGCGCCTCGCGGCTGGGCGTGACCGATGCAGGCATCTACCTGATGTCGGAAACGTCCGTCGAGCGGATCCTCTCCGCCACCGGGGAGCTCTCTCCCGGGACGCTGATCGTCGACTCGATCCAGACCGTCTTTTCCTCCGATCTTCCCGGGGCGCCCGGTTCCGTCGGCCAGGTGCGGGAGTGCGCCGCGCGGCTCACCTACTTCGGGAAGAAGGCGGGGGTGTCGGTCTTCCTCGTGGGGCACGTGACGAAGGAGGGGGCGATCGCGGGGCCGCGGGTGCTCGAGCACATCGTGGACACGGTCCTCTACTTCGAGGGGGAGAAGGGGCACCCGTACCGGATCCTGAAGGCGGTGAAGAACCGGTTCGGTTCGACGAACGAGATCGGCGTCTTCGAGATGCGCGCCGAGGGGCTGACCGAGGTGGCCGACCCGTCCGGGATGTTCCTCTCCGAACGGTCGGACGAAACGTCGGGAACGGTCGTCTTCCCGGCGGTCGAGGGGACCCGGCCGCTGCTGGTCGAGGTGCAGTCGCTCGTTTCGCAGTCGTTCCTCGCGATGCCGCGCCGCACGACGCTCGGCGTCGACTACAACCGCGTGATCCTGATGTGCGCCATCCTCGAGAAGAAGGCGGGCGTCTCCCTCTACAACCAGGACGTCTTCGTCAACGTGGCGGGAGGGATCCGGGTCGAGGAACCGGCGGCGGACCTCGCCCTGTGCTGCGCCGTGGCCGGATCCTTCAAGGATCGGGTGATCCCGCCGGGGACGGCGGTGTTCGGCGAGGTGGGTCTGGGGGGCGAGGTGCGCGCGGTGCCGATGGCCGAGATGCGGCTGAACGAAGCCGCCAAAATGGGGTTCTCCCGCGTGGTCCTGCCGGCGTCGAACGCGGAGCGCCTCTCCGTGAAGTTCCCCCTGGAACTGCTCCCGGTGCGACACGTGAAAGAGGCGCTTTCGCGTGTCGCAGGGAAGTAA
- a CDS encoding PIN domain-containing protein, producing MGNRILLFDTSVFIDHLRTGRYRERITSVSGRIRHSSVVLAELLRGAKKQAEKDFVETLAKHAPLLTPSEKNWLESGRLLTRMSVERGFPPEKLRDLHFDVLIALTASTHGATVVTSNRADFEMIRRYKRFALEFW from the coding sequence ATGGGAAATAGGATCCTCCTGTTCGACACATCGGTCTTCATCGACCATCTGCGGACCGGCCGATATCGGGAACGGATCACATCCGTCTCCGGGCGGATTCGCCACTCCTCCGTGGTCCTGGCCGAATTGCTGCGGGGGGCGAAAAAGCAGGCCGAGAAGGATTTCGTCGAAACCCTCGCGAAGCACGCACCGCTCCTGACTCCTTCGGAAAAGAACTGGTTGGAATCGGGGCGCCTGCTGACCCGAATGTCCGTGGAGAGAGGATTTCCCCCGGAAAAGTTGCGGGACCTGCATTTCGACGTTCTGATCGCCCTCACCGCCTCGACGCACGGGGCGACCGTCGTCACGTCCAACCGGGCGGATTTCGAAATGATCCGACGGTATAAACGGTTCGCGCTCGAATTCTGGTAG
- a CDS encoding hemolysin family protein has protein sequence MKAILLPFLFLASAFFSATETALFALRRVDLLKWKEEGNRRAERIAQMLSKPNRLIATIFLGNEIANVAISSVIAALLLPRLPAGSGELLAVLAGTLGILLIGDVTPKCLVWSRARGFSLLAAAPLHAFSRVVAPARFVLEKIAGGILFLLGERGGPQTREMISEAEFRALVDAGEETGTLDSEEKELIHNIFEMTDRRAGEIMTPLPDVFMIPRDLPYEELVARYRRYRRSRIPVYEGERHNVVGILHFKQLLRPMAEGGKPPVWQDLVRPPYVVPEVQKLAPLLREFQRRKMHIAIVVDEYGETSGIVTLEDVLEELFGEIREERDREEREIVPRPDGSSLVLGKTQIRHFNEAFGTAIPDLEFDTVAGFLLHEFGRMPAPGEKTSLEGIAFTVERMKGLRIVEVGVRPALPEKEE, from the coding sequence ATGAAAGCGATCCTCCTCCCCTTCCTTTTTCTCGCCTCCGCCTTCTTCTCGGCGACGGAGACGGCGCTGTTCGCCCTGCGGCGGGTGGATCTTCTGAAGTGGAAGGAGGAGGGGAACCGCCGGGCCGAGCGGATCGCGCAGATGCTCTCGAAGCCCAACCGGCTGATCGCGACGATCTTCCTCGGGAACGAGATCGCCAACGTTGCGATCTCCTCCGTCATCGCAGCCCTGCTCCTGCCGCGTCTTCCCGCCGGGAGCGGCGAGCTTCTGGCCGTGCTGGCGGGGACGCTCGGGATCCTGCTGATCGGGGACGTGACGCCGAAGTGCCTCGTGTGGTCGCGGGCCCGCGGGTTCTCGCTGCTGGCCGCCGCGCCGCTCCACGCGTTCTCCCGCGTGGTCGCTCCCGCGCGGTTCGTGCTCGAGAAGATCGCCGGCGGGATCCTCTTCCTGCTGGGGGAGCGGGGCGGGCCGCAGACCCGCGAGATGATCTCCGAGGCGGAGTTCCGCGCGCTGGTCGACGCCGGAGAGGAGACCGGCACCCTCGACTCGGAGGAGAAGGAGCTCATCCACAACATCTTCGAAATGACCGATCGGCGCGCGGGGGAGATCATGACCCCCCTGCCCGACGTCTTCATGATCCCGAGGGATCTGCCGTACGAGGAGCTGGTCGCCCGGTATCGCCGCTACCGCCGGTCCCGGATCCCGGTCTACGAGGGCGAGCGGCACAACGTCGTCGGCATCCTCCATTTCAAGCAGCTGCTCCGCCCGATGGCCGAGGGGGGAAAGCCGCCGGTGTGGCAGGATCTCGTCCGGCCTCCCTACGTCGTCCCCGAGGTGCAGAAACTCGCGCCGTTGCTGCGCGAGTTCCAGAGGAGGAAGATGCACATCGCCATCGTCGTGGACGAGTACGGGGAAACGTCCGGAATCGTCACGCTGGAAGACGTCCTCGAGGAGCTGTTCGGGGAGATCCGGGAGGAGCGCGACCGGGAAGAGAGGGAGATCGTGCCGCGGCCAGACGGTTCCTCCCTCGTCCTCGGGAAGACGCAGATCCGCCATTTCAACGAGGCGTTCGGGACCGCGATCCCGGATCTGGAATTCGACACGGTCGCCGGTTTCCTCCTCCACGAGTTCGGGAGGATGCCGGCCCCCGGGGAGAAGACCTCGCTGGAGGGCATTGCCTTCACCGTGGAGCGGATGAAGGGGCTGCGGATCGTCGAGGTCGGAGTGCGCCCCGCACTACCGGAGAAGGAGGAATAG
- the thiL gene encoding thiamine-phosphate kinase produces MVRNVGGRRGVLLRDVGESGLIDLLREKYGGAARPGELSVGDDAAVVRIPGARAVLSTDLLIEGTHFSLGYVRPEEVGGRALSANLSDLAAMGADPVCYLVALAAPPRTTVATVDAIFRGMAEAAAPSGIRLMGGDTCRGDQLTLCLTVVGAVRRGKPVSRAGARPGDLLYVTGSPGWSKLGLALLRGGRPSRPSGWRREAMRAHLRPEARWREGQAAARSGAVAAMIDVSDGILTDLSHLLERDGLGAVLAEESFPVSRSFRAASAALGVDPLDAFLGGGEDYELLMAVHPARRASFLRAARSFPSGVTLIGAVTKAPGIRVRRADGSWLEGAALPSGFGHFPPPKRRTR; encoded by the coding sequence ATGGTGAGAAATGTGGGCGGTCGCCGCGGCGTTCTCCTGCGGGACGTGGGCGAATCCGGCCTGATCGATCTCCTCCGGGAAAAGTATGGCGGCGCTGCGCGTCCGGGCGAACTCTCCGTCGGCGACGACGCCGCGGTGGTGCGCATTCCCGGCGCGCGCGCGGTTCTCTCCACCGACCTGCTGATCGAGGGGACGCACTTCTCCCTCGGCTACGTTCGCCCGGAAGAGGTGGGGGGACGGGCCCTCTCCGCCAACCTCTCCGACCTGGCGGCGATGGGGGCCGACCCCGTCTGCTACCTGGTCGCGCTGGCCGCGCCTCCGCGGACTACCGTGGCGACGGTCGACGCGATCTTCCGCGGCATGGCGGAGGCCGCCGCGCCCTCCGGGATCCGCCTGATGGGCGGGGACACCTGCCGGGGCGATCAACTCACCCTCTGCCTGACGGTCGTCGGGGCTGTGCGGCGCGGCAAGCCCGTCTCCCGCGCCGGCGCCCGGCCGGGGGATCTCCTCTACGTCACCGGGTCGCCGGGATGGTCGAAACTGGGGCTCGCGCTCCTGCGCGGCGGGCGTCCATCGAGGCCGTCCGGGTGGCGCCGCGAGGCGATGCGGGCGCACCTTCGTCCCGAGGCCCGCTGGCGCGAGGGGCAGGCGGCGGCGCGCTCCGGCGCGGTCGCGGCGATGATCGACGTGAGCGACGGGATCCTCACGGACCTCTCGCACCTCCTCGAGCGCGACGGACTCGGCGCCGTCCTCGCCGAGGAGTCGTTTCCCGTCTCCCGGTCGTTCCGCGCGGCGTCGGCCGCCCTCGGGGTCGACCCACTGGACGCGTTCCTCGGAGGCGGGGAGGATTACGAGCTGCTGATGGCCGTCCATCCCGCGCGCCGCGCGAGCTTTCTGCGCGCCGCCCGCTCCTTCCCTTCGGGCGTGACCCTCATCGGCGCGGTGACGAAGGCACCGGGGATCCGCGTTCGGCGTGCGGACGGCTCGTGGCTCGAGGGCGCCGCCCTCCCTTCCGGATTCGGTCACTTCCCGCCGCCGAAGCGGCGGACCCGCTGA
- the larB gene encoding nickel pincer cofactor biosynthesis protein LarB: MTKDRLKKMLADVADGAVSVEEAFERLRVLPYETVAGAHVDHHRGIRQGVPEVIFGEGKTAEQIVTIARSMRKAGTGVLVTRLSDEKMRTLRKRLRGSQAHPKARCLVVRDGAPEILGKGTVLVVTAGTSDIPVAEEAAVTAEFLGNRVDRLFDVGVAGIHRLLLQQERLRGARVIVVAAGMEGALASVVGGLTDKPVIAVPTSVGYGAAFGGVAALLGMLNSCSPTVAVVNIDNGFGAGVFASVINRL, from the coding sequence TTGACGAAGGATCGCCTGAAAAAAATGCTCGCCGATGTGGCCGACGGCGCCGTCTCCGTGGAGGAGGCGTTCGAGCGCCTGCGCGTGTTGCCGTACGAAACGGTGGCGGGGGCGCACGTCGACCATCATCGCGGGATCCGGCAAGGGGTCCCCGAGGTGATCTTCGGCGAGGGGAAGACGGCGGAGCAGATCGTGACGATCGCCCGGTCGATGCGAAAGGCCGGTACGGGGGTTCTCGTCACGCGCCTGTCCGACGAAAAGATGCGGACCCTCCGGAAACGGCTGCGGGGGTCGCAGGCCCACCCGAAGGCTCGCTGCCTCGTGGTCCGGGACGGCGCCCCCGAGATCCTCGGAAAGGGAACGGTTCTCGTGGTGACGGCGGGCACCTCGGACATCCCGGTGGCGGAAGAGGCGGCCGTGACCGCCGAATTCCTCGGCAACCGCGTCGATCGCCTCTTCGACGTCGGGGTCGCGGGGATCCATCGGCTTCTGCTGCAGCAGGAGCGGCTGCGCGGCGCCCGGGTGATCGTCGTGGCGGCGGGGATGGAAGGGGCGCTCGCCTCGGTGGTGGGAGGCTTGACCGACAAGCCGGTCATCGCGGTGCCCACCAGCGTCGGCTACGGGGCGGCCTTCGGCGGCGTGGCGGCGCTCCTCGGGATGCTCAACTCCTGCTCCCCCACGGTGGCCGTGGTCAACATCGACAACGGGTTCGGCGCGGGAGTCTTCGCGTCGGTGATCAACCGGCTGTGA
- a CDS encoding type II toxin-antitoxin system VapB family antitoxin: protein MGTAIKMTSIRLDTRLADKAAKTLGVKSRTEAVHIALREIVALNEFKKMMTSLGGKLRFEGHGK from the coding sequence ATGGGAACGGCGATCAAGATGACTTCGATCCGGCTGGACACCCGCCTTGCGGACAAGGCGGCAAAAACTCTCGGCGTGAAGAGCCGCACGGAGGCGGTGCACATCGCGTTGCGGGAAATCGTCGCCCTGAACGAATTCAAGAAGATGATGACTTCGCTCGGCGGGAAACTCCGGTTCGAAGGCCATGGGAAATAG